The following are encoded in a window of Neomicrococcus lactis genomic DNA:
- a CDS encoding methyltransferase domain-containing protein — MEPTSRPAANIPPLPRTAPDIRATHRAEFGTSFGAGAGAYARIRPDYPGGVVLFLKNFLEDDDAARLPLSTPETLPATSRAALDVGAGTGIFSAQLAEAGFRVTAVDPSAEMLSEIPEAPAGAGENVVGERVVARGEELPFAAERFDLVTYAQAWHWVDPVQASAEAARVLTPNGALGLIWNQLDVTIPWVHRLSRIMHAGDVHRPDFRPEVGEQFGELTSYEERWEQAMTPESIIELAKTRSYYLRSSEAIRAKVEANLRWYLYENLAFAPGGEVGLPYHTHAWAARKC, encoded by the coding sequence GTGGAACCCACTTCTCGTCCCGCCGCAAACATCCCGCCACTTCCGCGTACGGCGCCGGATATTCGCGCGACTCACCGCGCCGAATTTGGCACCTCTTTCGGTGCCGGGGCGGGCGCTTACGCAAGGATACGTCCGGACTACCCTGGCGGCGTCGTACTCTTTCTGAAAAATTTTTTGGAGGACGACGACGCAGCTCGCCTCCCGCTGTCCACTCCCGAAACGCTTCCCGCCACTTCGCGGGCGGCGCTGGATGTTGGCGCGGGGACCGGAATTTTCTCGGCGCAATTGGCTGAGGCCGGTTTCCGGGTGACCGCTGTGGATCCTTCCGCCGAGATGCTGTCGGAAATTCCGGAGGCTCCTGCCGGAGCCGGCGAGAACGTAGTGGGGGAGCGCGTGGTAGCGCGCGGCGAGGAATTGCCTTTTGCCGCAGAGAGATTTGACCTCGTGACCTACGCCCAGGCCTGGCATTGGGTTGATCCGGTGCAAGCGAGCGCCGAAGCTGCCCGCGTGCTGACGCCGAACGGCGCGCTGGGACTGATCTGGAATCAGCTCGACGTCACCATTCCCTGGGTGCACAGGTTGTCTCGGATCATGCATGCCGGTGATGTGCACCGCCCGGACTTTCGCCCAGAAGTGGGGGAGCAGTTCGGTGAGCTGACCTCTTACGAGGAGCGCTGGGAGCAAGCGATGACGCCGGAAAGTATTATCGAGCTCGCGAAAACGCGGAGTTACTATTTGCGTTCTTCGGAAGCGATCCGCGCCAAGGTGGAAGCGAACCTGCGCTGGTACTTGTACGAGAATTTGGCGTTTGCGCCAGGCGGCGAGGTAGGGCTTCCGTACCATACGCACGCATGGGCCGCTCGAAAATGTTAG
- the nusA gene encoding transcription termination factor NusA, whose protein sequence is MDIDMAALRELERDRDIPINVLLPTIEQALVLAYHRSPGAIDKARAEVDRKTGHVTIWAMEYDENEEEVGEFDDTPTGFGRIAASTARQVILQKLRDAEDDNILGEFRGKEGELVSGQIQQGMSSHTVLVNLGTVEAILPPPEQVPGEKYPHGGRLRAYVVDVRKGQKGPSITVSRSHPNFVRKLFELEVPEIADRTVEIVSLAREAGHRSKIAVRSRKQGVNAKGACIGEMGSRVRAVMNELNDEKIDIVDYSDNPAVFIASALSPARVTNVTVVDEATRSARVLVPEGQLSLAIGKEGQNARLAAKLTGWRIDIGADPATVREQ, encoded by the coding sequence ATGGACATTGATATGGCAGCATTGCGCGAGCTGGAGCGCGATCGCGACATTCCCATTAATGTGCTCTTGCCCACGATTGAGCAGGCTCTAGTACTCGCGTACCACCGCAGCCCTGGCGCAATCGACAAGGCTCGTGCCGAAGTAGACCGCAAGACCGGTCACGTCACCATCTGGGCGATGGAATACGATGAGAACGAAGAAGAGGTAGGGGAGTTTGACGACACCCCCACCGGATTTGGCCGTATTGCCGCAAGCACGGCGCGCCAAGTCATCCTTCAGAAGCTGCGCGACGCCGAAGATGACAACATCTTGGGCGAATTCCGTGGCAAGGAAGGCGAACTCGTCTCCGGTCAGATTCAACAGGGCATGTCCTCTCACACCGTCTTGGTGAATTTGGGCACCGTTGAAGCGATCTTGCCGCCACCAGAACAGGTTCCGGGGGAGAAGTACCCACACGGTGGACGCTTGCGCGCCTATGTCGTGGACGTACGTAAGGGCCAGAAGGGTCCTTCCATCACCGTTTCCCGTTCGCATCCGAATTTCGTCCGGAAGCTTTTCGAATTGGAAGTTCCGGAAATCGCTGACCGCACGGTGGAAATCGTGTCCTTGGCTCGCGAAGCCGGACACCGTTCCAAGATCGCGGTGCGCTCGCGTAAGCAGGGCGTCAACGCCAAGGGCGCTTGCATCGGCGAAATGGGTTCCCGCGTGCGAGCCGTCATGAACGAGCTCAACGACGAGAAGATCGACATTGTTGATTACTCGGACAACCCGGCTGTGTTCATTGCTAGCGCATTGTCTCCGGCACGCGTAACCAACGTCACGGTCGTCGACGAAGCAACGCGTTCTGCACGCGTCCTGGTTCCTGAGGGACAGCTCTCGCTGGCCATCGGTAAAGAAGGCCAGAACGCGCGTCTTGCCGCGAAGCTCACCGGTTGGCGAATCGACATCGGTGCTGATCCGGCAACCGTCCGCGAACAGTAG
- a CDS encoding DUF937 domain-containing protein: MSELNDILSLVPTDQVAQALGVDEQSAEAAIRAAVPSLLAGLQSNVGSSEGADSLASALSDHSGDLASGSVNIGDIDTQDGQKIVNHVLGDREELLANQLSGANTAAGLDLGSLVRKALPIIAPIVLSYLAKKWSERGGATSSPVDAGQGAGGGLGDLLGGLLGGVLGGTAAGQSTTQSGQASSNPLDDLLGGLLGGGQSTQSAPSQTNVTAEETDQNGGFFGDQPNVSSNDPLAGARGQSGAGQPANTQSSAGSIDLGSILGGLFGGR; this comes from the coding sequence ATGTCTGAACTCAATGACATCTTGAGTCTTGTCCCTACGGACCAGGTTGCCCAAGCACTTGGCGTCGACGAGCAAAGCGCCGAAGCAGCCATTCGTGCCGCCGTCCCTTCGCTTCTCGCGGGACTGCAGTCCAACGTTGGTTCGTCCGAAGGCGCCGACTCCTTGGCAAGCGCCCTTTCTGATCACTCCGGTGATCTTGCCAGCGGCTCCGTGAACATCGGCGACATCGATACGCAGGACGGCCAGAAGATCGTGAACCACGTGCTGGGCGATCGCGAAGAATTGCTGGCCAACCAGCTCTCCGGCGCCAACACGGCCGCTGGTCTGGACTTGGGTTCCCTCGTCCGCAAGGCATTGCCGATCATCGCTCCTATTGTCTTGAGCTACCTCGCCAAGAAGTGGTCTGAGCGCGGCGGCGCCACCTCTTCCCCAGTGGACGCGGGCCAAGGTGCCGGCGGCGGCTTGGGCGATTTGCTCGGTGGTCTCTTGGGCGGCGTCTTGGGCGGCACTGCTGCTGGCCAGAGCACCACTCAGAGCGGTCAGGCGTCCAGCAACCCGCTCGATGACCTTTTGGGCGGCCTTCTTGGCGGTGGACAGTCCACGCAGTCGGCTCCGTCCCAGACCAACGTGACCGCTGAAGAGACGGATCAAAACGGCGGCTTCTTTGGCGATCAGCCAAACGTCAGCAGCAATGATCCGCTCGCGGGTGCTCGTGGCCAGAGCGGCGCAGGCCAGCCTGCCAACACTCAGTCCAGCGCGGGCAGCATCGACCTCGGCTCCATCTTGGGTGGCTTGTTCGGCGGTCGCTAA
- the rbfA gene encoding 30S ribosome-binding factor RbfA: MADPARAARMAQRIKVVVAQALGKIIKDPRVENITITDARVTNDLQHATLYYTVFGDEAAKADAAEALNSARGAIRKEVGRNLTARLTPTVEFVADEIPVNASHLEEVLREARAKDAEVAELAKRAKHAGDADPYKKPADADDLDDDADEDVTEYDGDEDADKN, translated from the coding sequence ATGGCCGATCCAGCACGCGCCGCACGGATGGCGCAACGCATCAAGGTGGTTGTAGCTCAGGCTCTGGGCAAGATCATCAAGGACCCTCGGGTTGAAAACATCACCATCACGGACGCTCGCGTCACGAATGACCTGCAGCACGCAACGCTGTACTACACGGTCTTTGGCGACGAGGCTGCCAAGGCGGATGCCGCGGAAGCGCTCAACAGCGCTCGTGGCGCGATCCGCAAGGAAGTGGGCCGTAATCTGACGGCTCGCCTCACGCCCACCGTTGAATTCGTCGCTGACGAGATCCCAGTCAACGCTTCCCACCTTGAGGAAGTCTTGCGGGAGGCTCGCGCTAAGGACGCCGAAGTGGCTGAATTGGCAAAGCGCGCGAAGCACGCGGGCGACGCTGATCCGTACAAGAAGCCAGCTGACGCTGATGACTTGGACGATGACGCCGATGAGGACGTCACTGAATACGACGGTGACGAGGACGCGGACAAGAACTAA
- the truB gene encoding tRNA pseudouridine(55) synthase TruB yields the protein MRSNHTATTPDSGQETAPGSGLVIVDKPQGFTSHDVVGKMRRLAQTRKWGHAGTLDPMATGVLIVGLNKATRLLTYIVGASKVYEATIRLGESTVTDDAESDITQSRIAAAVTREDLDREIAKLTGDILQVPSSVSAIKINGERAYKRVRSGEEVEIPARPVTIHRFEVHDVRRERAGKIVDVDVTVECSSGTYIRALARDLGAALDVGGHLTALRRTSVGPYDISGARTLEQLAEHVDYLPLADAARALFPNRELTEEETTELSFGRRIPRNESDETTAAFSPDGELVALLKNKGSKAVPEIVFEAH from the coding sequence ATGCGTTCGAACCACACCGCAACAACGCCGGACTCGGGGCAGGAAACTGCTCCCGGGTCCGGCCTTGTCATCGTTGATAAACCTCAAGGCTTCACGAGCCACGACGTCGTCGGGAAGATGCGACGCCTCGCGCAGACCCGCAAGTGGGGCCACGCCGGAACTCTGGATCCCATGGCTACCGGAGTGCTCATTGTGGGGCTGAACAAGGCCACGCGCCTGCTAACCTACATTGTGGGAGCCTCGAAGGTCTATGAGGCCACCATTCGTTTGGGCGAGTCCACCGTGACGGATGACGCCGAGAGCGACATCACCCAATCACGTATTGCTGCCGCGGTCACTCGCGAAGACCTTGACCGCGAGATCGCAAAGCTCACGGGCGACATTCTTCAAGTGCCATCTTCTGTCTCCGCCATCAAGATCAACGGCGAGCGTGCCTACAAGCGCGTGCGTTCGGGCGAAGAAGTGGAAATCCCTGCCCGTCCCGTGACGATCCACCGGTTCGAGGTGCACGATGTGCGCCGCGAGCGAGCCGGAAAGATCGTTGATGTTGACGTGACGGTGGAGTGCTCATCCGGCACCTATATTCGCGCGTTGGCCCGCGACCTGGGCGCTGCCCTCGACGTTGGCGGTCACTTGACCGCGCTGCGTCGCACGTCAGTGGGACCGTACGACATTTCTGGAGCCCGTACCCTCGAGCAGCTTGCTGAGCACGTGGACTACTTGCCGTTGGCGGATGCGGCTCGCGCGTTGTTCCCCAACCGTGAGCTCACGGAAGAAGAAACCACTGAGCTGTCCTTCGGCCGTCGCATTCCGCGTAATGAGTCGGATGAGACTACGGCTGCTTTCTCGCCCGATGGCGAATTGGTAGCACTGCTCAAGAACAAGGGCTCAAAGGCCGTTCCGGAGATTGTTTTCGAGGCGCACTAA
- the rimP gene encoding ribosome maturation factor RimP — translation MNQTESDRIADYLRPTVTAAGLFLEAVDIKGQGKDRIVQVLVDYEEGTQAVTLDEIAEVSQAISTALDADTALDQSPYELEVSTPGVSRPLTEPRHWRRNVGRTVRVNVMGQDNLSGELTEVSETGITIIPTIEPPKKGMKAKRGEPQVIDFANIRRGNVEIDFSAADKVSDEDLEALDEEDLDTLESEEDSNGH, via the coding sequence ATGAATCAGACGGAATCAGATCGAATCGCGGACTATCTCCGCCCAACCGTCACAGCAGCTGGCCTCTTCCTTGAAGCCGTTGACATTAAAGGTCAAGGCAAGGACCGCATTGTGCAGGTTTTGGTGGACTACGAAGAGGGCACACAGGCCGTCACCCTCGACGAAATCGCCGAAGTTTCCCAAGCAATTTCTACTGCTCTTGACGCAGACACGGCGCTCGATCAGAGCCCTTACGAACTCGAAGTTTCCACCCCCGGCGTCAGCCGTCCCCTCACCGAGCCACGCCACTGGCGCCGCAACGTGGGACGCACGGTGCGCGTCAATGTCATGGGACAAGACAACCTTTCGGGCGAACTCACCGAGGTGTCTGAAACCGGAATCACCATCATCCCCACGATTGAGCCGCCCAAGAAGGGCATGAAGGCCAAGCGTGGAGAACCACAAGTCATCGACTTCGCAAACATCCGCCGTGGCAACGTAGAGATTGATTTCTCCGCTGCGGATAAAGTGAGTGATGAAGACCTAGAAGCGTTGGACGAGGAAGACTTGGACACGCTCGAATCTGAGGAGGACAGCAATGGACATTGA
- a CDS encoding IS1249 family transposase, with amino-acid sequence MVKNGKTSAGRARWRCKSCGASQVRSRSDVTRKSELTQFLTWILGTQSQAAMAGSARGFRKRIQWCWRVEVPPPVPTGVVHHQLMLDGTYFNGWCVLIAYNGKYVVDWQWCDREKKIAWQVLLERIPAPAVAIIDGGTGLRAALKETWPESKVQRCYFHVFQNIRRELTFQPRLPAGKELAALTRVLMKVSTQDEAIAWLREYAAWEAKWDEFLKHRTKAKTGQERPSSVSRNSHWWYTHQRLRRARNVYRRLIQEHCLFTWLDTDLQPDTGEKIHRTTSPLEGGPNKAIKELLRLHRGLPEEHARTAVDWLLESLTEHPRQPWSLVKPEHLNPAQRTKNASMESDESQAPETYSNHFSWEDGNGIQTGWAGRNQP; translated from the coding sequence CTGGTCAAGAACGGTAAGACCTCGGCTGGTCGTGCTCGGTGGCGGTGCAAGTCGTGTGGTGCTTCGCAGGTTCGTTCACGATCTGATGTCACTCGTAAGAGCGAACTGACTCAGTTCTTGACATGGATCCTGGGTACTCAGTCGCAGGCAGCCATGGCAGGTTCAGCGCGTGGTTTCCGGAAGCGTATTCAGTGGTGCTGGCGCGTTGAGGTTCCACCGCCTGTGCCCACCGGCGTAGTGCATCATCAGCTCATGCTTGATGGCACCTATTTCAACGGGTGGTGCGTGCTGATCGCCTATAACGGCAAGTACGTGGTGGATTGGCAATGGTGCGATCGAGAGAAAAAGATCGCCTGGCAAGTCCTACTCGAGCGGATCCCGGCACCGGCGGTGGCGATCATTGATGGTGGTACCGGGCTACGTGCCGCGTTGAAGGAAACGTGGCCGGAGTCGAAAGTTCAACGCTGCTATTTTCATGTGTTCCAGAACATCCGTCGCGAGCTCACCTTCCAGCCACGGCTACCAGCCGGTAAAGAACTCGCAGCCCTGACGAGGGTCTTGATGAAGGTCAGCACCCAAGACGAAGCCATTGCGTGGTTGCGTGAATACGCCGCGTGGGAGGCGAAATGGGACGAGTTCCTCAAGCACCGAACCAAAGCGAAAACCGGTCAGGAACGCCCCTCAAGCGTCTCGAGAAACAGTCACTGGTGGTACACGCATCAACGCTTACGCCGAGCCCGGAACGTGTATCGACGCCTCATCCAAGAACACTGCTTATTCACGTGGTTAGACACTGACCTGCAACCAGACACCGGCGAGAAAATTCACCGGACCACATCCCCGTTAGAAGGCGGACCGAACAAAGCGATCAAAGAGCTCTTACGGCTGCATCGAGGACTCCCCGAAGAGCACGCCAGAACCGCTGTGGACTGGCTCCTCGAATCCCTCACCGAACACCCCAGACAACCCTGGAGCCTCGTGAAACCAGAACACCTCAACCCGGCCCAACGGACCAAAAACGCATCAATGGAAAGCGATGAATCGCAAGCCCCAGAAACCTACAGCAACCACTTCAGCTGGGAAGACGGAAACGGCATCCAAACCGGCTGGGCCGGCAGAAACCAACCATGA
- the infB gene encoding translation initiation factor IF-2, with protein MAKLRVHELAKELGISSKEAVTKLQEMGEFVRSASSTIEAPVVKKLRSAFPQAGGASASQPASKPAARPEASAPTAAAAGAATSTGASAAETAAPSASAKPAAKPATSSAAKPAGGSDAPKPASARPGAPTPGPARPAAQDGASAAVEFEAPEAASSAPKATEKPAADTARPPKPPTARGTDSATAPRPGTPRPGAPKPGGARPGNNPFAPQQGMRSGDAGSGSRPGGPRPGAPRPGNNPFSSQQGMRSGSAGAAGPRPGGPRPGGPRPGAGAPGQGGQGGARPGAPRPGAGRPGAGSGAGAGTGAGGGNRPTPGNMPKQIDRNNTAPIGSRPGRGAGRPGGGPGGTTGGPGGGPRSGGGGPRGGGAGGRGNAQGAFGRGGAGGRGKQRKSKRAKRQEFETFNEPSLGGVSVPRGDGNTSIRLRRGASIADFAEKINANAASLVQILFHLGEMATSTQSLDEESFQLLGAEIGYKIEIVSPEDEERELLETFDIDLENELEEETEDMLEARPPVVTVMGHVDHGKTRLLDAIRKSNVIAGEAGGITQHIGAYQIHREHEGEDRAITFIDTPGHEAFTAMRARGARVTDIAVLVVAADDGVMPQTIEALNHAKAANLPIVVAVNKIDKPDANPEKVKGQLTEYGLVPEEYGGDTMFVPVSALQGQGIDDLVEAVLLTADAALELKANPDKAARGVAIEANLDRGRGAVATVLVQSGTLAVGDSIVAGAAHGRVRAMFNENGENLDIALPSRPVQVLGLSSVPRAGDTFLVTSDERTARQIAEKREAADRNAMLAKRRKRITLEDFDQAVAEGKIDTLNLILKGDVSGAVEALEDSLLKIDVGEDVQLRVIHRGVGAITQNDVNLATVDSAIIIGFNVRPAERVAELADREGVDMRFYSVIYAAIDDIELALKGMLKPEFEEVQLGSAEVREVFRSSKWGNIAGSIVRSGTIKRNSKARLVRDGNVVGDNLTIDSLRRFKDDATEVREGFECGIGLGSFNDVKEGDIIETFEMQEKPRV; from the coding sequence GTGGCCAAGCTCCGCGTTCATGAGCTCGCAAAAGAGCTCGGAATTAGCTCTAAGGAAGCGGTTACAAAACTGCAAGAAATGGGCGAATTCGTTCGCTCAGCCTCTTCAACAATTGAGGCTCCCGTAGTTAAGAAACTTCGCAGCGCCTTCCCTCAAGCGGGAGGTGCCAGCGCTTCACAGCCGGCATCCAAGCCGGCAGCACGCCCCGAAGCGTCCGCACCAACAGCAGCTGCTGCAGGTGCCGCAACGTCTACCGGTGCAAGTGCAGCAGAAACGGCAGCGCCAAGCGCTTCCGCAAAGCCAGCTGCCAAGCCAGCAACGTCTTCAGCGGCAAAGCCTGCCGGTGGATCCGATGCACCTAAGCCAGCATCTGCTCGTCCCGGAGCTCCAACTCCAGGCCCAGCACGTCCAGCTGCTCAGGACGGCGCTTCCGCAGCCGTAGAGTTCGAGGCTCCGGAAGCTGCTTCGTCAGCTCCCAAAGCAACGGAGAAGCCAGCCGCTGATACGGCTCGCCCACCGAAGCCGCCAACGGCTCGTGGCACTGACTCTGCGACCGCTCCACGCCCAGGCACCCCACGTCCGGGTGCACCAAAGCCAGGTGGCGCGCGCCCAGGAAACAATCCTTTCGCTCCGCAGCAGGGCATGCGCTCCGGCGATGCCGGCTCCGGCTCACGCCCAGGCGGTCCACGCCCAGGTGCCCCACGCCCAGGTAACAACCCGTTCTCTTCCCAGCAGGGCATGCGTTCAGGTTCTGCAGGCGCGGCTGGACCACGCCCAGGTGGCCCACGTCCAGGCGGTCCACGCCCGGGTGCAGGTGCTCCAGGTCAGGGCGGCCAGGGTGGCGCTCGTCCAGGCGCTCCACGTCCGGGTGCAGGTCGCCCAGGTGCGGGCTCCGGCGCGGGCGCTGGAACTGGTGCAGGCGGCGGAAACCGTCCAACGCCAGGCAACATGCCTAAACAGATCGATCGCAACAACACGGCACCAATTGGTAGCCGTCCAGGTCGCGGCGCCGGACGCCCAGGTGGCGGTCCGGGTGGCACGACTGGCGGCCCAGGTGGCGGCCCACGTAGCGGTGGCGGCGGTCCTCGCGGCGGCGGCGCCGGTGGCCGTGGCAACGCTCAGGGTGCTTTTGGTCGCGGCGGCGCAGGTGGCCGTGGCAAGCAGCGCAAGTCGAAGCGCGCAAAGCGCCAAGAGTTTGAGACGTTCAATGAGCCATCGCTAGGCGGCGTCTCCGTACCTCGCGGCGACGGCAACACGTCCATTCGTTTGCGCCGTGGTGCCTCGATCGCTGACTTCGCTGAGAAGATCAATGCAAATGCAGCATCTTTGGTGCAGATCCTCTTCCACTTGGGTGAGATGGCAACGTCCACTCAGTCCCTCGACGAAGAGTCGTTCCAGCTCCTTGGTGCTGAGATCGGCTACAAGATCGAGATTGTCTCGCCGGAAGACGAAGAGCGCGAGCTCCTCGAGACCTTCGATATCGACCTCGAAAACGAGCTCGAAGAAGAGACCGAGGACATGCTTGAGGCTCGTCCTCCAGTAGTGACGGTCATGGGTCACGTTGACCACGGTAAGACGCGCCTTTTGGACGCTATCCGTAAGTCCAACGTGATTGCTGGCGAAGCCGGTGGCATTACGCAGCACATTGGTGCTTACCAGATCCACCGCGAACACGAAGGCGAAGATCGTGCCATCACGTTCATTGACACCCCGGGTCACGAAGCGTTTACCGCTATGCGTGCTCGTGGTGCCCGCGTGACGGACATCGCCGTACTCGTGGTCGCTGCTGATGACGGTGTCATGCCGCAGACGATTGAAGCTCTCAACCACGCGAAGGCAGCTAACCTGCCGATCGTGGTGGCCGTGAACAAGATCGACAAGCCAGACGCTAACCCTGAAAAGGTCAAGGGCCAGCTCACCGAATACGGTTTGGTTCCTGAAGAATACGGTGGCGACACCATGTTCGTACCGGTCTCTGCATTGCAGGGCCAGGGCATCGACGACCTCGTTGAGGCAGTCTTGCTGACCGCTGACGCAGCTCTCGAACTGAAGGCCAACCCGGACAAGGCTGCTCGTGGCGTTGCCATTGAAGCCAACCTTGACCGTGGCCGTGGCGCCGTGGCAACCGTTCTGGTTCAGTCCGGAACGCTTGCTGTGGGTGACTCGATCGTGGCCGGTGCGGCTCATGGCCGTGTTCGTGCCATGTTCAACGAGAACGGCGAGAACTTGGACATCGCGCTTCCATCGCGTCCCGTCCAGGTCCTTGGCTTGTCCTCGGTCCCACGTGCTGGTGACACCTTCTTGGTCACGAGCGATGAGCGTACGGCTCGCCAGATCGCTGAAAAGCGTGAGGCTGCTGACCGTAACGCGATGCTTGCTAAGCGTCGTAAGCGCATCACCCTCGAAGACTTCGATCAGGCAGTCGCAGAAGGCAAGATCGATACCCTCAACCTCATCCTCAAGGGCGACGTCTCCGGTGCTGTCGAAGCACTCGAAGACTCCTTGCTCAAGATCGATGTGGGAGAGGACGTCCAGCTTCGCGTTATTCACCGCGGCGTTGGTGCGATCACCCAAAACGACGTCAACCTCGCAACCGTGGACAGCGCCATCATCATCGGCTTCAACGTTCGCCCAGCCGAGCGCGTTGCCGAATTGGCAGACCGCGAAGGCGTCGACATGCGCTTCTACTCGGTCATCTACGCGGCGATCGACGACATCGAACTTGCTCTCAAGGGCATGCTCAAGCCGGAATTCGAGGAAGTTCAGCTCGGTTCCGCAGAGGTTCGCGAAGTGTTCCGCTCTTCCAAGTGGGGCAACATCGCAGGTTCGATCGTGCGTTCGGGCACCATCAAGCGCAACTCCAAGGCGCGCTTGGTGCGTGACGGAAACGTTGTCGGCGATAACCTGACCATTGATTCGTTGCGTCGCTTCAAGGATGACGCCACCGAAGTCCGCGAAGGCTTCGAATGTGGTATCGGTCTTGGCTCGTTCAACGACGTCAAGGAAGGCGACATCATCGAGACCTTCGAAATGCAGGAGAAGCCGCGCGTCTAA
- a CDS encoding YlxR family protein: MSSKVEPRRTCIGCRVVESQQSLMRWVLEEAFEEQPGSEQNNARGGVPQVVADPDRRKSGRGAWLHPTPECVALAVKKRAFARAFRTNVVSPPEDALNTAIAHTTTVRYESGSEN, from the coding sequence GTGAGTTCGAAGGTTGAACCTCGCCGCACCTGCATCGGTTGCCGGGTCGTGGAGAGCCAACAGAGTTTGATGCGATGGGTCCTCGAAGAAGCCTTTGAGGAGCAACCGGGATCAGAACAGAACAACGCTCGCGGTGGTGTGCCGCAAGTGGTTGCTGATCCTGACCGCCGCAAGTCCGGGCGGGGTGCTTGGTTGCACCCCACCCCGGAGTGTGTAGCGCTCGCCGTGAAAAAGCGAGCCTTTGCGCGGGCCTTCCGAACTAACGTTGTTAGCCCACCGGAAGACGCGCTCAATACCGCAATAGCTCACACCACCACCGTCCGATATGAAAGCGGGTCAGAAAACTGA
- the rpsO gene encoding 30S ribosomal protein S15, which produces MALDAAVKTAIIKEYATHEGDTGSPEVQIAVLSRRISDLTEHLKMHKHDHHTRRGLMGLVGRRRRMLGYLKDTDIERYRALIERLGLRR; this is translated from the coding sequence ATGGCATTGGATGCCGCAGTAAAGACTGCCATCATCAAGGAATACGCTACCCACGAGGGCGACACGGGTTCACCGGAAGTACAGATTGCTGTTCTTTCGCGCCGTATCTCCGATCTGACGGAGCACTTGAAGATGCACAAGCATGATCACCACACTCGTCGCGGCTTGATGGGCCTTGTGGGCCGTCGCCGTCGTATGCTCGGTTACCTCAAGGACACCGACATCGAACGCTACCGTGCGCTCATCGAGCGTCTTGGCTTGCGCCGATAA
- a CDS encoding bifunctional riboflavin kinase/FAD synthetase yields the protein MDYWEDLGGIPAGSGPSVVTIGNFDGVHRGHREVLSRVVAEAKKRNATSVVITFDPHPAVVHRPDAAPSQIMGLEDKKIFIESVGVDALLVLHYSLEFASQTAEEFVTRYISEPLNACAVVVGHDVRFGRDNEGDFRRMQELGKKLGFDVIGIDDFGEDRRCSSTWVREALADGEVEAAAEILGRPHRMVGEVIHGAARGRELGFPTANLSPEAEGFIPADGVYAGWLVDDKGRRWPAAISVGSNPTFEDVPRQVEAHVIDRTDAKVEDFNLYGQRVVVEFVQRLRPMVAYRGIEALIEQMTEDVERTRDVLAPGQ from the coding sequence GTGGACTACTGGGAAGATCTGGGTGGCATTCCGGCCGGCTCAGGACCGTCCGTAGTGACGATCGGCAATTTTGATGGCGTGCACCGCGGCCACCGTGAAGTGCTGAGCCGAGTAGTGGCAGAAGCAAAGAAACGTAACGCCACCTCGGTAGTTATCACCTTTGACCCGCACCCTGCCGTGGTGCACCGCCCGGACGCTGCGCCCAGCCAGATCATGGGTCTGGAAGACAAGAAGATCTTCATTGAGAGCGTGGGTGTCGACGCCCTGTTGGTCCTGCACTACTCGCTGGAATTCGCTTCGCAGACAGCTGAAGAATTTGTGACCCGTTATATCTCGGAGCCGCTCAACGCGTGCGCCGTAGTGGTGGGGCATGACGTACGCTTCGGGCGCGACAACGAAGGCGATTTCCGCCGCATGCAAGAACTCGGCAAGAAGCTGGGCTTCGATGTCATTGGCATCGACGACTTCGGCGAGGATCGCCGCTGCTCGTCCACTTGGGTCCGTGAGGCCTTGGCCGATGGCGAAGTTGAAGCTGCTGCAGAGATTTTGGGCCGCCCGCACCGCATGGTCGGCGAAGTCATTCACGGCGCCGCGCGCGGTCGCGAACTCGGTTTCCCTACGGCGAACCTGAGCCCGGAAGCCGAAGGCTTCATCCCTGCAGACGGCGTATACGCCGGCTGGCTGGTCGATGACAAGGGTCGCCGCTGGCCCGCAGCGATTTCCGTGGGCTCAAACCCCACCTTCGAAGACGTGCCGCGCCAAGTGGAAGCTCACGTCATTGACCGCACTGACGCGAAGGTCGAGGACTTCAACCTCTACGGCCAGCGCGTGGTGGTGGAATTCGTGCAGCGTTTGCGCCCCATGGTCGCTTACCGCGGCATCGAGGCGCTCATTGAGCAAATGACGGAGGACGTGGAGCGCACGCGCGACGTGCTGGCTCCCGGTCAGTAA